From one Bacteroides intestinalis DSM 17393 genomic stretch:
- the mraY gene encoding phospho-N-acetylmuramoyl-pentapeptide-transferase, which yields MLYYLFQWLDKYNIPGAGMFGYTSFRALMAIILALLISSIWGDRFIDLLKRKQITETQRDASIDPFGVNKVGVPSMGGVIIIVAILIPCLLLGKLSNVYMILMLITTVWLGSLGFADDYIKIFKKDKEGLHGKFKIIGQVGLGLIVGLTLYLSPQAVIRENIEVKKPGQEMEVIHAGQDIKSTQTTIPFFKSNNLDYADFVGFLGEHAQTAGWVLFVIITIFVVTAVSNGANLNDGMDGMAAGNSAIIGLALGILAYVSSHITYASYLNIMYIPGSEELVIFICAFIGALIGFLWYNAYPAQVFMGDTGSLTIGGIIAVFAIIIHKELLIPILCGVFLVENLSVILQRFYYKAGKRKGVKQRLFKRTPIHDHFRTSMSLIEPGCTVKFTTPTKLFHESKITVRFWIVTIVLAAITIITLKIR from the coding sequence ATGTTATACTACTTATTTCAATGGCTGGACAAATATAACATTCCCGGTGCGGGCATGTTTGGCTATACATCATTCCGGGCTCTGATGGCAATCATTCTCGCATTGCTCATCTCAAGTATCTGGGGTGACCGTTTTATAGACTTGCTGAAACGGAAACAAATTACAGAGACCCAACGTGATGCCAGCATCGACCCGTTCGGAGTGAACAAAGTGGGTGTACCAAGTATGGGAGGTGTCATTATTATTGTGGCCATTCTCATTCCATGCCTATTGCTGGGTAAACTGAGCAATGTCTATATGATATTGATGCTGATTACCACAGTATGGTTAGGATCGCTGGGCTTTGCCGATGATTACATCAAAATCTTTAAGAAAGACAAAGAAGGTTTGCACGGGAAATTCAAAATTATCGGCCAGGTAGGTTTGGGACTGATTGTAGGCCTGACACTTTACCTGAGTCCACAGGCAGTTATCCGCGAGAATATTGAAGTAAAGAAACCAGGACAGGAAATGGAGGTCATCCATGCAGGGCAAGACATTAAGTCCACGCAGACTACGATTCCGTTCTTTAAGAGCAATAACCTGGATTACGCAGACTTTGTGGGTTTCTTAGGTGAGCATGCACAAACTGCCGGTTGGGTTTTATTCGTAATCATTACTATATTCGTAGTAACAGCAGTCAGCAATGGCGCCAATCTGAATGACGGAATGGACGGCATGGCAGCGGGAAACTCAGCAATCATAGGCTTGGCATTAGGTATCTTAGCCTATGTATCGAGCCACATTACGTATGCCAGTTACCTTAACATCATGTATATCCCCGGATCGGAGGAACTGGTAATTTTCATTTGTGCCTTTATCGGTGCATTGATCGGTTTCCTGTGGTACAATGCATATCCTGCACAGGTATTCATGGGCGATACGGGCAGTTTGACGATTGGTGGCATCATTGCCGTGTTTGCCATTATCATACACAAAGAGTTACTTATACCTATTCTTTGTGGAGTGTTCCTGGTAGAGAACTTGTCCGTCATCCTGCAACGATTCTATTACAAAGCCGGAAAGAGAAAGGGCGTTAAGCAAAGATTGTTCAAGCGAACTCCCATTCACGACCATTTCCGTACTTCCATGAGTCTGATAGAACCGGGGTGTACAGTGAAGTTCACAACGCCGACCAAGCTGTTCCATGAATCAAAGATAACAGTCCGCTTCTGGATTGTGACGATTGTATTGGCAGCGATAACAATTATAACATTAAAGATAAGATAA
- the murD gene encoding UDP-N-acetylmuramoyl-L-alanine--D-glutamate ligase — MSRIVVLGAGESGAGAAVLAKVKGFDTFVSDMSAIKDKYKEVLDKYGIAWEEGQHTEELILSADEVVKSPGIPNDAPMILKLKEQGTPIISEIEFAGRYTNAKMICITGSNGKTTTTSLIYHIFKSAGLNVGLAGNIGKSLALQVATDQHDYYVIELSSFQLDNMYKFRANIAVLMNITPDHLDRYDHCMQNYVDAKFRITQNQTPEDAFIFWNDDPIIKRELDKHGLRAHLYPFSAVKEDGAIAYVEDGEVEINEPIAFNMEQEKLALQGTHNLYNSLAAGISANLAGIEKEYIRRALSDFKGVEHRLEKVATVRGVEFINDSKATNVNSCWYALQSMKTKTVLILGGKDKGNDYTEIEDLVREKCSALVYLGLHNEKLHDFFDRMGLPVADVQTGMKDAVDAAFRLAKKGETVLLSPCCASFDLFSSYEDRGDQFKKCVREL, encoded by the coding sequence ATGAGTAGAATTGTAGTATTAGGAGCCGGAGAGAGCGGTGCAGGTGCTGCCGTACTCGCCAAAGTGAAGGGTTTCGACACATTCGTATCCGACATGTCCGCCATCAAAGATAAATATAAGGAAGTGCTGGATAAGTACGGCATTGCCTGGGAAGAAGGACAGCATACGGAAGAATTGATTTTGAGTGCGGATGAAGTGGTGAAGAGCCCCGGTATTCCCAACGACGCTCCGATGATACTGAAACTGAAAGAGCAAGGTACACCCATTATCTCTGAGATAGAGTTTGCGGGACGCTATACCAATGCAAAAATGATATGTATTACCGGTTCAAATGGCAAGACCACTACCACCTCACTTATTTACCACATTTTCAAAAGTGCAGGTCTGAATGTGGGATTGGCCGGTAACATAGGTAAGAGTCTTGCCTTGCAGGTAGCCACAGACCAACATGATTATTATGTGATTGAGCTCAGCTCTTTCCAACTGGATAATATGTATAAGTTCCGTGCCAATATTGCCGTGCTGATGAACATCACACCCGATCATCTGGACCGTTACGACCATTGCATGCAGAATTATGTGGATGCCAAATTCCGCATCACACAGAACCAGACACCAGAAGATGCTTTCATCTTCTGGAACGATGACCCCATCATCAAGCGGGAACTGGACAAGCATGGACTGCGAGCCCATCTTTATCCGTTCTCTGCAGTAAAAGAAGATGGAGCCATAGCTTATGTGGAAGACGGCGAAGTTGAAATCAACGAACCCATCGCCTTCAATATGGAGCAGGAGAAACTGGCCCTGCAGGGTACGCACAATTTATACAATTCTCTCGCCGCAGGTATCTCAGCCAATCTTGCCGGAATAGAGAAAGAATATATTCGTCGGGCATTGTCTGATTTTAAAGGTGTGGAACATCGCCTGGAAAAAGTTGCAACTGTACGTGGCGTGGAGTTTATCAATGACTCTAAAGCCACAAACGTAAATTCCTGTTGGTACGCCCTGCAGAGTATGAAGACGAAGACCGTGCTTATTCTGGGAGGAAAGGATAAAGGTAATGACTATACGGAAATAGAGGATTTAGTACGCGAAAAGTGTTCAGCCTTAGTCTATCTGGGATTGCACAATGAGAAGCTACATGACTTCTTTGATCGCATGGGATTGCCCGTCGCCGATGTACAAACCGGCATGAAGGACGCTGTAGACGCAGCATTCCGTCTGGCCAAAAAGGGTGAAACCGTATTACTCAGTCCTTGCTGTGCCAGTTTCGACCTTTTCAGCAGCTATGAAGACCGGGGCGACCAGTTCAAAAAGTGTGTAAGAGAATTATAG